The Lysobacter gummosus genome includes a region encoding these proteins:
- a CDS encoding DUF1761 domain-containing protein: MTLPIAHVNWLAIIAATASAFVLGGLWYGPLFKKAWCREAGIDPDAKPGHPGLTFAIAIVCAFLAATIFAVLMPPQASAADGFGVGFVVGLFFVSMSFGINYAFAQRSLKLWMIDSGYHIIQFILYGVIIGAWK, from the coding sequence ATGACCCTGCCCATCGCACACGTCAACTGGCTGGCGATCATCGCCGCCACCGCCTCGGCCTTCGTGCTCGGCGGCCTGTGGTACGGGCCCTTGTTCAAGAAGGCCTGGTGCCGCGAGGCCGGCATCGACCCGGACGCCAAGCCCGGCCATCCGGGCCTGACCTTCGCCATCGCCATCGTCTGCGCCTTCCTCGCCGCGACCATCTTCGCCGTGCTGATGCCGCCGCAGGCCAGCGCCGCGGACGGCTTCGGCGTGGGCTTCGTGGTCGGGCTGTTCTTCGTCTCGATGAGCTTCGGCATCAACTACGCCTTCGCCCAGCGCAGCCTGAAGCTGTGGATGATCGACAGCGGTTATCACATCATCCAGTTCATTCTCTACGGCGTGATCATCGGCGCGTGGAAATAA
- a CDS encoding amidohydrolase family protein produces the protein MSRVSVLRHAPLFAALLACVSFAASAQNVLIRNATVHTATAQGSLEHADVLVSGGVVRAVGRGLSAPAGAQVIEAEGRPVTPTLFGGISEIGLEEVSGEKATVDETLALGADTKEMTVRPEFDVTLAYNPDSVVIPVTRIEGIGWTLLGAGTATGGSIVAGQGGIERLDGGPDPIGPRVLFVRLGKDSLGLSGSSRAAQWMILDQLIDELRGRIGPDNHAALLTPAGRSALQKYFGGGGRIVFGVDRAADIRQLLRWSARHQLRIAIAGGGEAWRLAPQLAAAKVPVFVNPLSNLPSDFDQLGASMENAARLRAAGVAVGFSEGGASHNARKVRQLAGNAVAAGLPWADGLAGLTRVPAETFGVAGEVGSIAPGKRADLVLWSGDPLDVSSVALQVWMDGRAISMRSRQTELRDRYLHPDNGLPRAYPTPAGR, from the coding sequence ATGAGCCGCGTGTCCGTGCTGCGGCATGCGCCGCTGTTCGCCGCCCTGCTGGCATGCGTCAGTTTCGCCGCGTCCGCGCAGAACGTGTTGATCCGCAACGCCACCGTTCACACCGCCACGGCGCAAGGTTCGCTGGAACACGCCGACGTGCTGGTCTCCGGCGGCGTGGTGCGCGCGGTCGGCCGCGGCTTGAGCGCGCCGGCCGGCGCGCAGGTGATCGAGGCCGAGGGCCGGCCGGTCACGCCGACGCTTTTCGGCGGCATCAGCGAAATCGGCCTGGAGGAGGTGTCCGGCGAGAAGGCCACGGTCGATGAAACCCTCGCGCTCGGCGCCGACACCAAGGAAATGACGGTGCGGCCGGAGTTCGACGTGACCCTGGCCTACAACCCGGATTCGGTGGTGATTCCGGTCACCCGCATCGAAGGCATCGGCTGGACCCTGCTCGGCGCCGGCACCGCCACGGGCGGCTCGATCGTCGCTGGCCAGGGCGGGATCGAGCGCCTGGACGGCGGCCCCGACCCGATCGGCCCGCGCGTGCTGTTCGTGCGCCTGGGCAAGGACAGCCTGGGGCTGAGCGGCAGTTCGCGCGCGGCGCAGTGGATGATCCTGGATCAGCTGATCGACGAACTGCGCGGGCGCATCGGCCCGGACAATCACGCCGCGCTGCTGACGCCGGCCGGACGCAGCGCGCTGCAGAAGTATTTCGGCGGCGGCGGGCGAATCGTGTTCGGCGTGGATCGCGCCGCCGACATCCGTCAACTGCTGCGCTGGTCGGCCAGGCATCAACTGCGCATCGCCATCGCCGGCGGCGGCGAGGCCTGGCGTCTGGCGCCGCAATTGGCGGCGGCGAAGGTGCCGGTGTTCGTCAATCCGCTGTCCAACCTGCCGAGCGATTTCGATCAGCTCGGCGCCAGCATGGAAAACGCGGCGCGGCTGCGCGCGGCCGGCGTCGCGGTCGGTTTCAGCGAAGGCGGCGCCTCGCACAACGCGCGCAAGGTGCGGCAGCTGGCCGGCAACGCGGTCGCCGCCGGCTTGCCGTGGGCCGACGGTCTGGCCGGGCTGACCCGGGTGCCGGCGGAAACCTTCGGCGTGGCCGGCGAAGTAGGTTCGATCGCCCCGGGCAAGCGCGCCGATCTGGTGCTGTGGAGCGGCGATCCGCTCGATGTCAGCAGTGTGGCCTTGCAGGTGTGGATGGACGGCCGCGCGATTTCGATGCGCAGCCGTCAGACCGAGTTGCGCGATCGTTACCTGCATCCGGACAACGGCTTGCCGCGCGCGTATCCGACGCCGGCGGGGCGTTGA